The uncultured Sphaerochaeta sp. genome includes the window GACAATAGCGGTCAGCATCAAGGCTTGGGGAACAGGGTCTACCATGTTGGTTACCCCCTCCCCCAGGATAGGGGCTTGGTCCCCAATCCTGCTCCCTTCCAGGATGTAGAGCAGTACCACTGCAGCGTTCAGGATATTGAGTCCGAACACCTTTTTAATGATATTTTTTGCCCCTACAATGGCAGTGAATCCTATCAGGGCAAGCAGGAAGATCAGAATGCGTTCAATGACCACGGCGTCCTCCCATCATCGCGATACACATAACTGCTATGCTTGTTCCCACCTTCAACCCAATGATGATATTCAGGAGGATGATGAAGTTTGCAGAGAGTGCAGAACCGCTCTTGATCGGGTTACCGAAGAACCCGCTTTCAAAGAA containing:
- a CDS encoding sodium:proton antiporter; the encoded protein is MVIERILIFLLALIGFTAIVGAKNIIKKVFGLNILNAAVVLLYILEGSRIGDQAPILGEGVTNMVDPVPQALMLTAIVIGVCVTALALALAVRLYKATGSLEIDTISERLRSEH